The Pseudoliparis swirei isolate HS2019 ecotype Mariana Trench chromosome 1, NWPU_hadal_v1, whole genome shotgun sequence genome has a window encoding:
- the LOC130210256 gene encoding transcription and mRNA export factor ENY2-2, whose amino-acid sequence MSKDSQMRAAINQKLIEMGERERLKELLRAKLVECGWKDQLKAHCKDVIKEKGLEHVTVEDLVTEVTPKGRALVPDSVKKELLQRIRAFLAQHATL is encoded by the exons ATGAGCAAAGACTCCCAGATGAGGGCTGCAATCAACCAGAAGCTGATCGAAATGGGGGAACGGGAGCG CTTGAAGGAGTTGCTCAGAGCGAAGCTGGTGGAGTGCGGATGGAAGGACCAGCTGAAGGCACACTGCAAAG ATGTGATCAAAGAGAAGGGTCTGGAGCACGTCACGGTGGAGGACCTGGTCACAGAAGTCACGCCGAAAGGCAGAG cacTGGTACCGGACAGCGTGAAGAAAGAGCTGCTGCAGAGAATCCGAGCTTTTCTAGCTCAGCACGCCACCCTGTGA